The region tttatgtattgttgctccgtgcttggctttgttgttgtagccatttggagaacattgttgtaacttttgttgattatagtggagcttttgtgggccggaagtcccgtggatgtttcctcttcaccttgaaggggttttCTGCACGTAAATTTGATGTCTCTtgcattcgatttatttttacttgctttgatattttattgttggtatagtcGCTGACCggatttccatttgtgctagtgtttattgtcttctcttgattcgaaaatagtgtgggaagtttcNNNNNNNNNNNNNNNNNNNNNNNNNNNNNNNNNNNNNNNNNNNNNNNNNNNNNNNNNNNNNNNNNNNNNNNNNNNNNNNNNNNNNNNNNNNNNNNNNNNNAATTCATATAAAAATTAAGTGTTTTGACCATCGTACTCCGAATTCATCATACTTCTCACCTTCATTCCTGAAAAAGCTAAGCACCTCCAAAAGCATACtgcatacttttttttttgtggtgcaGCCTCTATTTGAATACTCCCTGCATGCAGGTATCAAATTTGTTTAAATCCGAACATATTATGTTGCAAAAAAACTATAGTAATTGGAATCATCATGAAATTGAACCAACAAATCTTGAGAGCCTGCCTTCCAAAGTGAATGATATGAATTACCTTATTTCATTGGGTTTCTTTGCCCTTGTGTCgtaaaaaagaattaaagaaaGAGAACTTTAAGTCCCGAGGAAAGAGTAGATCAACAAAAACTTCAATATATCACTatacaaataagaaaatgaCAGGTATAATTTGCAGAACTACTACAAAAAATAAAGTATGGTATAACTTACCTTTTTCCATTGGTTTCTTTGCCCTTGTgtaaaaataaagaattaaagaaAGACAATTTTAAGCCAAGGGGAAGATCAACAAAACTCCAATATAACacattcaaaaaagaaaattgcaGAACTATAATGCACAAAATAGTTGCATACAGCTGAATGTTGATAGCTACATGGAAAATTAACATAATTTATAGTAATTGAATTTAATGTGCCCCTCATCTCCATTCGGCTGTTATGGTTTTGTTGTTCTCTATCAATGCTTGGAAATTGAAATACAAAGAGGTACATAACTTACTAATTAATATAGCACatttaacataattaagagagtTAAATGAGTGTCTTTGATCTTTTTTAATATAggaaaaatgtaataaaaaaaaaggagaaaaaggataaataggaatagaggccatagagaggtgtcacatcaccttgtctatgcctagctttatattatatatagattatttcTCTCATATTTAAGAATTTCAATTCAGGCTGGTTCTTGAAGATTtctattttttcatgaaaaatgttttattttatgaaatttgtgTTCTATTTAATTGTTATTAAACTTAAGAgactaaatttttttaatgtagGAAAGACTGAAATATGGTGAGAAATTAGATATAACAAATCTTTTTAACCATTTTGGAtcttatatttttcttattaaactttttttagaagaaaatattaGGGTTAAGATTATTGTCTTTCAAGGTGGCACTCCATttcaataataaaatatattgtaaatggataaaaataaaattttgaaggTCCATTAATTTTGATGGACAAATTTGAGCAAGCTCTTCAATGATAAGGACACATTGGAGATCAAATTTAAACGGAGCGCAAATCTGAGCTAGTTCACCAAATGATAAGAGCATACTTAGTACCAAATTTAAATGAAACGCAATATTATTCTATTTCCCATAGTTAAGTGTCATTTTATCCCTTTTCTCTTCCTTAAATTGCATGTTCTATCAAAATACTATCACATAAAAATGAACTTTTTGGAGTACTATTTATGaattaggaaaaaaatatattgactGAATATATAAtcaaatcacattaatatgagGCCATGACATTTATTTGGACTTTTGTTATAAATACACTAAATTGTGGATGTTCATTCGGCTCCTGAAAAGCCTTGCACTAGCTTCTTGAGGCTTGCAATCAAGCCGGCATCGTATAAATAACTCAAGCAGACAGCTAGCAAGCAAAATCTGGTGAGGACAAATGCAAACATGCTACGAGACATATGGCAGGCATGCGGAAGGGATACTTGACAGCCATGCAAGGCGACACTTGGCACACTTGTTGCGTCTAGATTCTTCCTTACTTTTTCCTACCTCTATAAATAGTTCATTATGACTTCTTGATATGCACATCAATTCAAAGGTGAATAATATATTAGTCTCTCTATATTTGCTTTACTTTCTTTATAAGCTTTATTTCATAGTACTCCCTCGTTCACTTTACTTGTCCGCTATTCCGataatagattttcacttttacttgtctaatTTCACATATCATGAGAAAAATAACTTGTTTTACCcttagtattaattactcaattcaaattattttacaaaatccattaagactatacaccaattaatatgggcatcatggtaaattatgcacttcatttattatttcttaaagaatgtgCAAAATTGATAGttgataaataaaaatgaacggaCGGAGTAATAACTTTCACTTTCTTATTATCCAAATTGTTGTCAGACGAATTGTCCTCTTGGGTGCATAAAAAATACTTCCTTcgtctcaaaataagtgtcatcttaaagaaaaattatattaattaataaatcaataaattcaatataaaaatttattaaactaCCCTTATTCATCAGATGCTTTTTTGAGAATTAAACAATATTAAATAAGACTATTTCTTTACTGTTAAAGCCATAGTTAAAAATACTTATCAATCTTTATTTTGTGACGCTTactgtgatttttttttttttaattaaagtgACAATTAGTTCGAGACGGAGGGCGTAAGTACTCCACTAATAACTGTTGCTACGTAAAAAAACTTGTTGCTACGTGTCAAAAGTTCCTTTTTTCTTCCCAATTAATTAATGTTTAATGTTTTGTAGGATAAAAAAGATTGGGCTTCTCAATGAACTCTTTAAATGTCAGCTTCTTGCCTTTGAGTTTCGCGCTAAAGAAAGCTGTGAAACAAACTCCCAACTAAACCAAAAGTTATGTTttgccttgttttttttttggagtttggATATGAAACACATTTTGGATTaaggggtgtgtttggtatgacagaaagaaaatattttctctaatttttctactcctttttttgtgtttggtaagtgtcattttaagagcATTTGCATATATTCTAAGCAAAATACTATAAGGATGTTGAATTCGGAGCGCAACTTTTGATGGTGGGGATAGACAGGGGGTTAGGTCGGTATTGACGCGGGGGAGGgttgggtggggtggggtggggtgggaggTATGGCTTTGTTtccatttttttataaaaaatttataaaagtaaaataaatatatgaaGTAAACAATTTTGGGGTAGGTAAGGGGGATGGGAGGGTTATGGAGGATACAGATTAAGGTAGAACGTTGGTAGCTAGTTGAGCGTTGTCATGCTTATTTTTCTATACTTGTAGTATTACTCTTGTAGTTTTTTGTCCTTTAATTTCTGTTATTATCTGGTGTTTCTTTACTTTTGCTTTAATTTTCTTTGAGCAAAgcgtctatcggaaacaactttcctacctcccaaggtagggataaggtttgcgtacactctaccctcactagaccccacttgtgacACACCTgcatgatgttgttgtagatgggggagggtgggggtggtggggtaagaaaaaatttcccattttttattaaatttttataaaagttgGTTGGGAAGATGGGGTGGGGGTGCGTGGTAGGTGGGGGAGtagggggtgggtggggtgggcGGTTAGGTTGGGGTGAGGGTAGGGTGGGTGGTTAGGTGGGTTGGGGTAGGTGGCGGTGGGGTGGGGGGCAGGTGGGAGGTTTAGGGGTGGAGTTGGGATGCGTTGGTGTGTTTTTATTGAatccggaaaatgttttccgtcaaatttttaaggaaaactTTGTCCAAgacaaagaaaacattttccgtcgtaccaaacacatcctatgttttttttctttttcaagtgaAGAGCCTTCTTCTATTTAGTTCATTACTTGCATTTCTTCTGAGACGAAGTACATTGATACTCTGGTAGTTTGAATTGGATGGGGTAAATTCTTTGGTTAATCTAGCTACTGGCTTTCAGGAATGTCTTTCAGATAATTGCATATCATAACATTAAATTTGGATTTTCAGATCCCAAAACCTGACattcctcttcttctccttttttggaATAAGTGAAAGGCTCAATGGGCAAACATGTATATTCTTGACATTAATTAGTGAAATGATTCTTTCGGGCTTTGCTTAATTGCTTGTTTCCATTTTCTATTCTGGAACAAAAGGGAGGTAGAAAATTATTGAAGTCTAAGAGGCTAGGACTAGTGGGCTGCAAATTTGTTAGACAATGTGAATCTAGTTATCTGGTGaattcataagcatctttatGAAAAACAATAATTTTTGTTGATGTAAGTATGCAGGAGTGTGATTTTCCTATTGAAAAGTGGATTGTTTAGAAGGTGTTGTTACTGCTTTTACAGATAGAGGGATATTGGTTTCCCAATAGGTTGctgaaatgtattgttgttgcttCTAGTCTACAACATTGTTGCATATACTTTTGTTTGATGATCTTGTGTCTAATACAAGTAAAAGTTTGAATAATCTGGAAGTCCTTTGCTTGTCGCTCGCTCTGTTGAGATACACAGATaaaaaatccatatttatcTGAAAGCTGAAATCCACGTAGCTGCCACATAGGAAAATTAAAGTGGGACATGGGTATTTAACGGAGTAGGGATAAATATGGACTTTTTTTTGATAGTACAAGGATAAATATGGCTCTAAAGTTGGATGACAAGGgcaaatattttgcaaaaagtataaTGAATAGCAAATATAGCTTATTTGCGAGAGTACAAGGGCAAatctgacccttttccgtttcacTTATCTCTCTTCTTCAACCAATATATCCTCCATTCTTTCCTTTTCCCTTCTTGATTATTCGAGTTACAGTGGACTTACGCAAGGTTTAAGGTTGGAAACAAAAAATTCTCCTCTCACGCTGTGTGTCTAATTAGTAATTGGTCTTTCAGggtttttttcatatatatatatatatatatatatatatatatttttttttttttttatctgcagttcaaaaagtatttttcttgACAAATTTGAAGTTAGGGTTGACATCCAATTTTATTTCTAGTAGATTTTTTTCGTATGTTTTCAGGTTCAGCATCGACAACAATGGGGAAAACGAAATCAGTTCCAAGCTCAGATTCAGTGAAGATTTTAGGCAGAGGATGGAAGGTTGATTTGTCTGCTATTAAGGGAAAGGATGTAGTTGATTCCCCCTCTAAAAGTATTGATGTTTTCGCACCGTTGGAAGAACCGAATTTCAATTTGTTGACTCCCACACCTAAATCTCCCGCCAAAGTGGTGGAAATGCAAAGTGTGGGAGGTTTGATATCTCACAATGCTCATAGTGTCGATGTGGATCCAAGGGAGGAGACTTTAGTTGTATCTTCTAAAAGGTCCAAAGAATCTCCAAATATTGGGGACATCAATTCGACATGCAAGAATCATAAAGAGGGATCAAAGtttgatgaaaagaaaaaagaaaaatgtgttCAAGTTCAAGATGTACGTCCAAGCGAGGATGTTAGCCTCGAAAGGAGAAAGGCCGAGCAGACCAAAGGTCGAAACAGGGGTCCAAGCGAGGATGTTAGCCTCAAAAGGAGAAAGGCCGAGCAGACAAAAGGTCCAAACGAGGATGTTAGCCTCAAAAGGAGAAAGGTTGAGCAGACAAAAGGTCAAAACATGGGTCCAAGCGAGGATGTTAGCCTCAAAAAGAGCAAGGTCGAGCAGATGAAAGGTCAAAACAGCAAGGTCAAGCAGATGAAAGGTCAAAACAAGGAGCTGAAGGTATTTTTTGACCTCCACAATCGTTgattattcatatatatatatatatatatatatatatataccttgtatacttttaattatttattgttttcaaatttaataactaatatacatggtataattcatacatacaacaacaacaacatacccagtgaataactaatatacatggtataattCTTAGATACATAGTATAATAActaatatattatatacatggtATAATACTAATTATAACTTATTATATTAATATATCTGATTTTTTGATGTTGTCAACATGTGTATACTATTGCCACTTTAAACCAATACATAAAGGCCAACTATTACATAATGGAAACCTGTTGCTGTCAAGCTGATTTTTGCTATTATCATGGCTTCATtatcattttttatataaatgaatATCTTATACTAATATTATTGAATTGCAGAGTGGGGACTTTTATTTCAAGCTACATGATCACTCAAAATTGAAGCTTGGTGTTAGTAGTAATACTAATGTATTTAAAAGTAATGAGGGACAAGCTGGGTCCGAAACAATTTGATTTGTTTAGTCAAACCTTTTTTGGATACTTTATTAATTTACAGCCGGTAACTATCCAACTACGACTTGTACACTCCCTTCTGCTGAGGGAGGTGATTCACGAGAACAAAGATGAGTTCTGGACATTTTCTTCTCAATTCCATATACATAAGCAAACTTCGGTCATTGTATATCTTCATCAGCAGATAATTCTCTTTCACAACATATTTTATTTCGAGCGTAGCCATAGTTGAGTCATTATTGAGAACCTGATACACTTCAGGACTCATACCATTAAAATCGCAATCCATATTGAGAAACACGCCATCAACACAGAATTTATTGTAATTGTGTTCCACATCCCATTCTCCGACGTATTGAATCAAAACTGTGATTTTATTATCCATGGTGAGCAATGAAAGGAGACTAGAATAAGGAAGAAGTAGAAAAAAGAGAATTACACCGTAAGTCACGGTATTAGAATTAAGcacatctctctctctctctctctcctcatATCACCTCTGCCCccttcaaagaaaagaaaaaaataaagctaTAAATCCAATGTTCTGAATGTATTGTGATAGACGATgcagagagagatagagagaaagATTAATCAAAAGAGAAAAGCATAAGCCACATACAGAGAGTAGCAAATTAAGAGGCTCTTATCTTCTTGTTTGTAATCCCTTTTTAGGTGTTGGTATTTCTTGTATATGCACACGCATTCAGTGGTTGACATTGGTGTTTGCTCAGCTGCAAATTCTATAACTATGTTGCAGTGAATTTTGTGGGGATAATGCTACTAAGCTAAAGTGATATGGATTTTAAGAATTGTCTTTTTCCTCACGTTTTCTGTTGATTTGTTGATCCTGTCTTATAGACTTAATGGCTCTTTTATATATGCAGCAATCAAATGCATGTAAAAAGACCTATGTTCTTCCTTTGTTTTGCAGttatatattgtatttcatttttatttttcctctcAAATTAGAAGCAAAAGAAAGATGAGTTGTCTGCCTTGTttacttgattttgattttcagGAAGATATGTCTCCGAAAGGTGTGAAACGAAAACAATCGGGCGCTGATGAAGGTTTTATCAGCAACTTGCCACGGACTGTGATAGCACGCATCCTAGGGAAAATGCCTATACGTGAAGCTGTAAGAACCAGTGTTCTGTCTAAAACGTGGAGATCGCACTATTTGTACATTCCACAGTTAGTATTTGATGACCAGTTTTGCAAAGAAGTTGATGACTTCTgtgtgaagaaaggaaaagataatTATGAGCTCAAGTACAAtcaatttgatgaaattatCACCAAATCCCTTCTGCTTCATCTTTGTGGATTAGAGAGATTCGAAGTATGCATTCCTTATAATGTCTCAACTGAGGCTCCTTGTTTGAACAAATGGATACAATATTTATCTTATAAAAACATCAAGGAACTAGTGTTGATATGGAAGGCTCATATGCATCGTCATAAGTTGCCTACTTCGTTCTTCTCTTGTCTGCACTTGACATCCTTGAAGCTTATTAATTTTGTTCTTTCGCCGCCACTAGAGTTTGAAGGTTTCTTTAAACTCCGCGATTTAGTACTTTATGGGGTTGACTTTATAAACAACTGTTTCGAAAGTTTTATTTCTAGCTGCCCTTTTCTTAAAACTCTATCATTGTTTGGGTGCTCTGGCATCCATCATTTTAATATCAGTGGTCCTAAACTGAAGAGTTTGTTCATCAAAGCCGATACGTTCAAATCAATCTCCTTGAAGAATACTCCTAAATTGTCTAAAGTTTCTGTCTATCTGGAGAGAGCTCTAATTGGCCTGGAAACCCGCCATGTCTCTGATTTAGTTATGTTTGTGGGTAGCATGTCCAATGTCAAAATACTTCAACTTGATGGCAAGTTTCTGCAGGTTAGTGCTACTGAAATTTCTTGCAGatgtctttatatttttattgcTGTTAATCAAGTTTGTATTTTACATTATAAGGGTTCCAACTTCCAAGAATTCTTGTATTATAACTTAATCTTATTAATTTGTGTTTTCGCACATCATTGTTTCAGCTCCTAGCTGAAACTCCATTTCCGCCTACGCTCAGGACACCACCAGACTCTCTAAAGATTCTTGAACTCAAAGATGTAAACTTTATGGACTTGAATCAAGTATCTGTTGTTGTCTGCTTGCTTAGAAGTGCCGCGAATTTGCAAGAACTTTATATTGAGGTAAGTTGTGATCTAATTCATGATAATTGGTCTCAGAAACAAAAAAGTACTTGTTAAGTTTctgctttatttttttgtagGCTTCTACGGTCGAGCTAAATCAGGAACTAGTCTCAGATTATCTAAAACACCTCGACTACACAAATTTTCCCCTCAGCAAACTTCATCTGGCGAAGTTAACAAACATCTCAAGTTTTATTCCTGAGTTTGAGTTTATCCGGTTCCTTCTCTTTAGTTCGCCATCACTTGTGACAATGACCCTCCTGCAGCAcccacaacttgaagaaaaagaagcattGAACATAGCTATAAAGCTGCTCCAGTTTCGGCTGTCATCTGTAGTGTCTATAAATTTCTCGAGGGACAATGAAATATAAGTATCATAATGTAAGTTTCAGGAAATTAACTGGCATTCGTAACTGGATTATTTCAACTTTACTGCATGACTTGTACTGGTTTGTTAATGCTCTATTTCTTTAATGTGGTTTCCTAAGCTAAATTATTTACTTGAAAAGAATTTCCTTGTCAAGTCATTCCAGCTCACAAGAAAAATGGCCTTTAAATTTGTAGCTAGTTTGCTACTAATATCTACTTCACCACTTGCTGCATAGCTGACATTTCTGATTTGAATTCTCGGtcctctccttcatttttttgttgCTGTTTCATACTTAGTTGCATTTCAAACTAATGATGCTTCCATCCAGCATAATGCTTTTGCTGGCTTACTTCgacttatatatgtttagtgCAAGGATGAATTGTTCTATAAAAGTATAACCTGAAAAtaattattctaatatttattAATGATTCCAGGTTCAGCCATTTTGATCACAAGTACACAGGAGCAGAATATTGTAGCAGATAAACCCGCTAAATATGGATGTAGCCTACAAAGTCGTATAAATATACTACATTTTGCTATCCCCCTTTGTTTCAGACCTAGTGGAAGCAGCCAAAGTGGGAACTGTGTAGTTTAGAAATGTTCCTTTTTGTATGATTCTACTCTTTGTAATGATCTCAACTTTTTGTAATGATCCTAGTAACAGTACTCATGTGCAAACACAAATTATAGGATCAAGCTACCTTGTGCTTATGCGTTATGTGATTATATACTATAATTATAACCTGAAGTTGATACGTATAGTGTTGTAGTTTTGTAATGCAGGGCGTGAGATGTGTACAAGGATAAGTTAGAAAGTTCACATTGAGAAAGGGGACGTCACTTCCTTGAGCAATTCCTTTGAGTTCATTCCAATAATTTGGGAACTTGCTCTTGTTATTTTCAGACAGTATGAATGAGTGGCTGGGAATTTGGGAGCTGAGCAAAGGTAGAAGTTGGTTTTGAAGAATAAGGTCTGTAGATAATCTGCTGTGAATTTGTTTGGAGAATCTTTGGCCTATCAAGAAGCCAATTTGGAAAGCATTTTCACAAGGGCCTATTTCATACATCTCTAACTTCTTGTATTCCATATTTGTGCTTCCCATGGCCActatgcgtgtgtgtgtgtgaatggTTTATGCTGATGGCACCTTATCTTCAACCATTTGCAAATCCCAAATTGTTTTTCACTAGACACTAACTTTGTTAATTctcatatttgaaaattatttaggCTCTCCCTCCAGTCCACTTTAATCATTGTGCTTACTAAAGGGCAACAAAAACAAGCCACCTCTGCCACAAAGCATCCCGTATTAGCGGGGTTTTGGAaaggggtgtgatgtagacGGCTTACCCTAATGCAAGTGCCGTCATACTCCAAAGGATGTAATGTAGAATACGTTTACCCTAATACAAACATTACTGGCTGTTTCCATGGGCTCGGACCCGTGGACTAGGTCACACCGAAATAACTTTATCATTGTTCCAAGGCTCATCTTCATCATGCTTACTAATAATAAATGACATAGGAGTAATTAAGTATTTTCCCTCATTTACCCTTagtatttttgggaaaattacgtatatatacatgtaaaggagaaatatttacgaaacgtgacgatagttttccttatttacaaaacataacgatattttacaaaacatgacggattttcatatatttttcgttttttaattttattttcagaaaataattttatttttaaaaaatatatttttttaaaaaaaacttattttatattttttttaaaatttaatttttttaaaaaaaaaatttgctcaaaggcttaaaaaattacctcaaatttttgtgtatgaaagctgtatgaaatgtgtatgtgtaagcaaaatttttaatatagtttttcatacacaaaatgtgaatgaagttctaagtcttgagcgagatatacacatttcataccattctcatacacaaaatttgagcgaattttttaagccttgagcaagatatacacatttcatacacaaaaatttaagcGATTATTtgagtcttgaatgttgtatcaaagttgtatacaatgttgttgtagttatattaattttagagaaatctaacatgcactttatacacgaaaatgtgagcgaaattctaagccttgagcgagatacaaatttcatacatacaattttgatgtgatttttaagccttgaacgagatatatacatttcatatagttttcatactgttttcatacactaaattttgagcggaatttttaagccttgagcgagatatacacatttcatacaacttttatacataaatttttgagcgaaaaaaaaaaaaattatttaaaaaaaaaataaaaaaaataatatatatatatatatatatatatattttaagtatgtttgTTATAGGGTAtataatgttatgttttgtaaatagaaaactatcatcacatttcgtaaatatttctccttaatatatatatatatatatatatatatatatatatatatatatatatatatatatatatatattttaaagtatgtttgttatAGGGTAtataatgttatgttttgtaaatagaaaactatcatcacatttcgtaatatatatatatatatatatatatatatatatatatatatttttaaagtatgtttgttatAGGGTAtataatgttatgttttgtaaatagaaaactatcatcacatttcgtaaatatttctccttatatatatatatatatatatatatatgtgcctgtgtgtgtgtgtgtgtaatttACCCAATTTCTAAATTGACAGGTAACCTAAAAACTTGAAATCTGGGCTGATTTCCACGAGTAATGAGTCTTGGGCTCAAGAGTCGAAGCCCAATCTTCTTTATCCTACaaaacataaattgaaaaagaaaaaaagaaaaaaaggaaaaaaaaaaagataaaccATATATGACAACAATTTGGATAACAAAAAAGTGAGTCTGCAAAAATTGTCATGGTCTCAAATAAATGTGTTTTGATTATACTTGTTTAATACAATCTTTCCTAATTAAATAATACTGCATAAATATCACTTTATGTG is a window of Lycium ferocissimum isolate CSIRO_LF1 chromosome 12, AGI_CSIRO_Lferr_CH_V1, whole genome shotgun sequence DNA encoding:
- the LOC132040505 gene encoding F-box/FBD/LRR-repeat protein At1g13570-like isoform X1: MFSGSASTTMGKTKSVPSSDSVKILGRGWKVDLSAIKGKDVVDSPSKSIDVFAPLEEPNFNLLTPTPKSPAKVVEMQSVGGLISHNAHSVDVDPREETLVVSSKRSKESPNIGDINSTCKNHKEGSKFDEKKKEKCVQVQDVRPSEDVSLERRKAEQTKGRNRGPSEDVSLKRRKAEQTKGPNEDVSLKRRKVEQTKGQNMGPSEDVSLKKSKVEQMKGQNKELKEDMSPKGVKRKQSGADEGFISNLPRTVIARILGKMPIREAVRTSVLSKTWRSHYLYIPQLVFDDQFCKEVDDFCVKKGKDNYELKYNQFDEIITKSLLLHLCGLERFEVCIPYNVSTEAPCLNKWIQYLSYKNIKELVLIWKAHMHRHKLPTSFFSCLHLTSLKLINFVLSPPLEFEGFFKLRDLVLYGVDFINNCFESFISSCPFLKTLSLFGCSGIHHFNISGPKLKSLFIKADTFKSISLKNTPKLSKVSVYLERALIGLETRHVSDLVMFVGSMSNVKILQLDGKFLQLLAETPFPPTLRTPPDSLKILELKDVNFMDLNQVSVVVCLLRSAANLQELYIEASTVELNQELVSDYLKHLDYTNFPLSKLHLAKLTNISSFIPEFEFIRFLLFSSPSLVTMTLLQHPQLEEKEALNIAIKLLQFRLSSVVSINFSRDNEI
- the LOC132040505 gene encoding F-box/FBD/LRR-repeat protein At1g13570-like isoform X2, coding for MGKTKSVPSSDSVKILGRGWKVDLSAIKGKDVVDSPSKSIDVFAPLEEPNFNLLTPTPKSPAKVVEMQSVGGLISHNAHSVDVDPREETLVVSSKRSKESPNIGDINSTCKNHKEGSKFDEKKKEKCVQVQDVRPSEDVSLERRKAEQTKGRNRGPSEDVSLKRRKAEQTKGPNEDVSLKRRKVEQTKGQNMGPSEDVSLKKSKVEQMKGQNKELKEDMSPKGVKRKQSGADEGFISNLPRTVIARILGKMPIREAVRTSVLSKTWRSHYLYIPQLVFDDQFCKEVDDFCVKKGKDNYELKYNQFDEIITKSLLLHLCGLERFEVCIPYNVSTEAPCLNKWIQYLSYKNIKELVLIWKAHMHRHKLPTSFFSCLHLTSLKLINFVLSPPLEFEGFFKLRDLVLYGVDFINNCFESFISSCPFLKTLSLFGCSGIHHFNISGPKLKSLFIKADTFKSISLKNTPKLSKVSVYLERALIGLETRHVSDLVMFVGSMSNVKILQLDGKFLQLLAETPFPPTLRTPPDSLKILELKDVNFMDLNQVSVVVCLLRSAANLQELYIEASTVELNQELVSDYLKHLDYTNFPLSKLHLAKLTNISSFIPEFEFIRFLLFSSPSLVTMTLLQHPQLEEKEALNIAIKLLQFRLSSVVSINFSRDNEI
- the LOC132040505 gene encoding F-box/FBD/LRR-repeat protein At1g13570-like isoform X3, coding for MFSGSASTTMGKTKSVPSSDSVKILGRGWKVDLSAIKGKDVVDSPSKSIDVFAPLEEPNFNLLTPTPKSPAKVVEMQSVGGLISHNAHSVDVDPREETLVVSSKRSKESPNIGDINSTCKNHKEGSKFDEKKKEKCVQVQDVRPSEDVSLERRKAEQTKGRNRGPSEDVSLKRRKAEQTKGQNMGPSEDVSLKKSKVEQMKGQNKELKEDMSPKGVKRKQSGADEGFISNLPRTVIARILGKMPIREAVRTSVLSKTWRSHYLYIPQLVFDDQFCKEVDDFCVKKGKDNYELKYNQFDEIITKSLLLHLCGLERFEVCIPYNVSTEAPCLNKWIQYLSYKNIKELVLIWKAHMHRHKLPTSFFSCLHLTSLKLINFVLSPPLEFEGFFKLRDLVLYGVDFINNCFESFISSCPFLKTLSLFGCSGIHHFNISGPKLKSLFIKADTFKSISLKNTPKLSKVSVYLERALIGLETRHVSDLVMFVGSMSNVKILQLDGKFLQLLAETPFPPTLRTPPDSLKILELKDVNFMDLNQVSVVVCLLRSAANLQELYIEASTVELNQELVSDYLKHLDYTNFPLSKLHLAKLTNISSFIPEFEFIRFLLFSSPSLVTMTLLQHPQLEEKEALNIAIKLLQFRLSSVVSINFSRDNEI